Genomic DNA from Streptomyces sp. NBC_01571:
GTACCGGGACGGGATGGAGGACCAGCTCGGCGCGCTCGGCTTGGTCCTCAACGCCATCGTGCTCTGGACGACGAAGTACATCGACGCCGCCGTCGCCCAGCTCCAAGCCGAGGGCCACGACATCCGGGAAGAGGACATCGCCCGACTTTCCCCGCTCAAGCACCGCAACCTGAACCTGCTCGGCCGCTACAGCTTCGCCGGCAGCGTCCCGGCCGCCGGTGCCCTGCGTCCGCTGAGCGACCCGGATGCGCACGAACTGGATGAGGACGAAGAGGGCGAGGAGTGAGCAGGAGGGTGCTGCTCAAGGGTTACGCGGTGCCCTCGATCTCGGCCCGCAGCCGGGGCGGCGAAGCCACAGCGCCGGATGTGCTCCCAGCGTTGCCGCACGCGGCACCAAGAAACACCCGTTGAGTTTGTCCTCGAACGGGCCGGTCCGGTCAGTTCAGCAGGGCAGCTGTGAACGTCTTGCGGTGGTCCACCAGCCAGGTCTGCACGCGGTCCCAGCGCTCCCATCCACCACGCTCGGCCAACGCCTGGAGATAGGTAGGGTCTCCGCTGGCTACGCGGTGGGCGACGAAGGCCCGGCAGACCTCCGTGGCCTGCTCGATGACGCCAGGCAACTCGGCGCGGCCCTCCGCCGAGAGGCCGTAGCCGTCGGCAAGAATCCGCAGCCGTGCGGCCGTCTCTAGCCCGGGGGGATGGAGAGCAGCCGCGGGCTCGGGATCAAGCATGGGCACCCAATAACGGGCGGTCATGGCGATGTCCCAGAGGGCACGGCCCGGGGCCGCCAAGTCGAAATCGATCAGGGCCGCGGCACGACCGTCGCGGAAGACGACGTTCTCCGGGCACACATCGTTGTGGCACAGCATCGTTCCCCCCTCCGGGTCGGCCAGGTCCCGCGGCCACTCGGCACGGGTGTCGACCGCGACGGCCGCGCTGGTCTCATGCAGACGCCGCAGCAGGCTCCCCACCGATTCGAGGGCAGAACTCCTCATCGCCCAGTCCGGGAACGGCGGCAGAGCCACGTCGCCAGGGATGAAGGTCAGCTGCTCACGGCCATCCGCTGTGAGACCGACAGGGGCCGGCGCCGCGTCGAAGCCGTGCTCCTTCAGCGCAAGGAGATAGGCATGCAGGGCGCGTGCGTTGCGCGGTGCCGGTCGCTCCACCAACTCCCCCCGGCGGAAGACCGCCCCCACGTTCACCATCCCGCCGACCAGCGCCTCGTCTTCAGCCGTCATGAGGATCACGCTATCGGCAGATCGACCCCGCGCGGGGCGGCCTGCGCACGACGTGGATCAACGTACGACGGAACGCGCGACGCGGAATCCCACGTCGTCGACCTGGAAAGTCGGGTGGCTGCGGCGCCGCGCGGAGGCCCGGCAACTCCAGTGCTCATCTAACCAACCACCGCCACGGAGCACCCGGTGGGCGCCATAGACCTCGGCGTCGTAGACGTCCCAGCACCAGTCCCAGACGTTGCCGAGCATGTCGTAAAGCCCCCACGAGTTGGGGCGTTTGCCGCCCACCTCGTGGATGCGCTCGGCGAGTTACCGCGGTACCAGCCGATCTCGTCGAGATCCCCGTAGTGCGGCCCGGTCGTCCCGGCCCGGCAGGCGTGCTCCCACTCGGCTTCGGTCGGCAGTCGATACCCGTCGGCGGACGCGTCCCACTCGATGACTTCAGCCTCGGCACGGATGTGGTACGCGGGCGTGAGGCCGGCCCACTGGGACAGGGCGTTGCAGAACCGCGTCGCGTCCCACCAGGAGACGCACTCGACGGGCAACTGGTCCCCAGG
This window encodes:
- a CDS encoding aminoglycoside phosphotransferase family protein, with the protein product MTAEDEALVGGMVNVGAVFRRGELVERPAPRNARALHAYLLALKEHGFDAAPAPVGLTADGREQLTFIPGDVALPPFPDWAMRSSALESVGSLLRRLHETSAAVAVDTRAEWPRDLADPEGGTMLCHNDVCPENVVFRDGRAAALIDFDLAAPGRALWDIAMTARYWVPMLDPEPAAALHPPGLETAARLRILADGYGLSAEGRAELPGVIEQATEVCRAFVAHRVASGDPTYLQALAERGGWERWDRVQTWLVDHRKTFTAALLN